From the genome of Staphylococcus haemolyticus, one region includes:
- a CDS encoding GRP family sugar transporter, whose protein sequence is MQFIDILIALLPALFWGSVVLINVFVGGGPYNQIRGTTLGALIVGIVLLLIGKAQFDNLTVIIVGLISGALWAFGQGNQLRSISLIGVSKTMPISTGMQLVGTTLFSAIFLGEWSTGIQVTMGIIAMVLLVTGIALTSLRGKNEGKSNDPEFKKAMLILVISTIGYVGYVVIADIFGVSGTDALFFQSIGMAIGGFLLSMKHETNIKSTALNLIPGVVWAIGNLFMFYSQPKVGVATSFSLSQLLVIVSTLGGIFLLGEKKDKRQMIGIWSGIILIVIAAFILGNLK, encoded by the coding sequence ATGCAATTTATAGATATACTTATCGCATTATTACCTGCCCTATTTTGGGGGAGTGTCGTTTTAATTAATGTTTTTGTTGGGGGCGGACCTTACAACCAAATAAGAGGTACAACATTAGGTGCACTTATAGTTGGTATTGTATTGCTCTTAATTGGTAAAGCACAATTTGATAATTTAACAGTGATCATTGTTGGTTTAATTTCAGGTGCTTTGTGGGCCTTTGGACAAGGTAACCAATTACGTTCAATTAGTTTAATTGGTGTTTCTAAAACAATGCCTATTTCTACAGGTATGCAATTAGTTGGTACTACATTATTTAGTGCTATTTTTCTTGGAGAATGGAGTACTGGTATTCAAGTAACAATGGGAATTATTGCCATGGTTCTATTAGTTACAGGTATCGCGTTAACCTCTTTACGCGGTAAAAATGAAGGAAAATCGAATGATCCAGAATTTAAGAAAGCAATGTTAATATTAGTAATTTCAACAATTGGTTATGTCGGATATGTAGTAATAGCCGATATCTTTGGTGTCAGTGGTACTGATGCATTATTCTTCCAATCAATTGGTATGGCTATAGGTGGCTTCTTGTTATCAATGAAACATGAAACTAATATTAAATCTACAGCCCTTAACTTAATACCAGGTGTTGTATGGGCGATTGGTAACTTATTTATGTTCTATTCACAACCTAAAGTTGGTGTTGCAACAAGTTTCTCATTATCACAATTACTCGTAATCGTTTCTACATTAGGTGGTATTTTCTTACTAGGTGAGAAAAAAGACAAACGCCAAATGATTGGAATTTGGTCTGGTATAATCTTAATCGTTATCGCCGCATTTATACTCGGAAATCTTAAATAA
- a CDS encoding lipid II:glycine glycyltransferase FemX yields MEKMNITNQEHDAFVKAHPNGDLLQLTKWAETKRLTGWYSKRVAVGEDGEIKGVGQLLFKKIPKLPFTLCYVSRGFVTDYSDKAALEQLLEETKKVAKAEKAYAIKIDPDVEVDKGIDALKNLNALGFKHKGFKEGLSKDYIQPRMTMITPIDKSDEEIFQSFERRNRSKVRLSLKRGTKVERSNREGLKNFAELMKITGERDGFLTRDLSYFQNIYDSLHEDGDAELFLVKLEPKPVLDDIDNELKELESEKTQLQNKYERKQDKKTKNKLNDVEAKIQKTIERKDDMTDLLAKHPNGIYLSGALLMFAGSKSYYLYGASSNDYRDFLPNHHMQYEMMKFAREHGAKTYDFGGTDNNPDKDSEHYGLWAFKRVWGTYLSEKIGEFDYVLNQPLYQLIEQVKPRLTKAKIKISRKLKGK; encoded by the coding sequence ATGGAAAAGATGAATATCACTAACCAAGAGCATGATGCGTTTGTGAAAGCTCATCCTAATGGTGATTTATTACAGTTAACAAAATGGGCAGAAACTAAACGCCTAACAGGATGGTATTCAAAGCGTGTGGCAGTGGGTGAAGATGGTGAGATTAAAGGTGTAGGTCAATTATTATTTAAAAAGATACCTAAACTACCATTCACGCTATGTTACGTTTCTCGTGGTTTCGTAACGGATTATAGTGATAAAGCTGCATTGGAACAGTTATTAGAAGAAACTAAAAAAGTAGCTAAAGCAGAAAAAGCCTATGCTATTAAAATTGATCCAGATGTAGAAGTAGATAAAGGTATAGATGCACTTAAAAATTTAAATGCGCTAGGTTTTAAACATAAAGGTTTCAAAGAAGGGCTGTCTAAAGACTATATTCAACCACGTATGACAATGATTACGCCAATAGATAAATCAGATGAGGAAATATTCCAAAGTTTTGAGCGCCGTAATCGTTCTAAAGTAAGACTATCATTGAAACGTGGTACTAAAGTTGAACGTTCAAATCGAGAAGGGCTTAAAAATTTCGCTGAATTAATGAAAATAACAGGAGAACGTGACGGCTTTTTAACACGTGATTTAAGCTATTTTCAAAATATTTATGACTCACTTCATGAAGATGGCGATGCTGAATTATTCCTTGTGAAATTAGAACCTAAACCTGTCTTAGATGATATTGATAATGAACTTAAGGAACTTGAAAGCGAAAAAACGCAACTTCAAAATAAATACGAGAGAAAGCAAGATAAAAAGACTAAAAATAAATTAAACGATGTCGAAGCTAAAATTCAAAAAACCATTGAAAGAAAAGACGACATGACTGACTTATTAGCAAAACATCCTAATGGAATTTATTTATCTGGTGCATTGTTAATGTTTGCAGGATCTAAATCATATTACTTATATGGTGCTTCATCGAATGATTACCGTGACTTCTTGCCTAACCATCATATGCAATATGAGATGATGAAGTTTGCGCGTGAACATGGCGCTAAAACATACGATTTTGGTGGAACTGATAATAATCCAGATAAAGACTCTGAACACTACGGTTTATGGGCGTTTAAACGTGTCTGGGGCACTTATTTAAGTGAAAAGATAGGGGAATTTGACTATGTATTAAATCAACCCCTTTATCAATTAATTGAACAGGTTAAACCGCGATTAACAAAAGCTAAAATTAAAATTTCTCGTAAATTAAAAGGCAAATAG
- a CDS encoding AEC family transporter encodes MTEQFIMIILLIALGYLLKRINFLKAADSQVLSTLVLNVTLPSLVIVNLNSAELDFSFSILPIMMIVYGVLAKFTVLWLFNKHNNHIKGTVGMMTASLNIGLFAYPLVDTIWPKNGMIYFGMADIGGAIIMFGVTYFVGSYFSQGGDQFDFKFLGKKLITSVPLVTYIVMFTLNMLNIHLPKVSIDFFTIISKANMPLSMILLGVMLNFKIERHFLPIAVKYLLAHYGLGLLAGLLVHFFLPVSDNMIKTTLLIAWLLPVGVAIIPYSIQFKYKTLPLVGMVTNISIILSIIILYVYQAIFI; translated from the coding sequence GTGACAGAGCAGTTTATAATGATTATTCTTTTAATCGCATTAGGTTATTTATTGAAACGTATAAACTTTTTAAAAGCGGCAGATAGTCAGGTATTATCAACATTAGTACTCAATGTCACACTACCTTCTTTAGTCATTGTCAATCTCAATAGTGCAGAATTAGATTTTTCATTTTCGATATTACCTATAATGATGATTGTGTATGGCGTCCTTGCTAAATTCACTGTATTGTGGCTGTTTAATAAGCATAACAATCATATAAAAGGTACAGTTGGAATGATGACTGCATCACTTAATATAGGTTTATTTGCATATCCACTCGTTGATACGATTTGGCCAAAAAATGGAATGATTTATTTTGGAATGGCTGATATAGGTGGGGCGATTATTATGTTTGGAGTAACTTATTTTGTAGGAAGCTATTTCAGTCAAGGTGGAGATCAGTTTGATTTTAAATTTTTAGGCAAAAAATTAATTACTTCTGTGCCCCTTGTCACATATATCGTCATGTTTACTCTAAATATGTTAAATATTCATTTGCCTAAAGTATCAATTGATTTTTTCACTATAATATCTAAAGCGAATATGCCACTATCAATGATTCTTTTAGGTGTTATGCTTAATTTTAAAATTGAACGTCATTTCCTACCAATCGCAGTTAAATATTTATTAGCCCATTATGGTTTAGGTTTATTAGCTGGTTTACTCGTTCATTTCTTCTTACCTGTTTCAGATAATATGATTAAAACGACATTACTCATTGCTTGGTTATTACCAGTAGGAGTAGCGATTATTCCGTATTCTATTCAATTTAAATACAAGACATTGCCTTTAGTAGGTATGGTTACTAACATTTCGATTATATTGAGTATAATCATTTTATATGTTTACCAAGCGATATTTATTTGA
- a CDS encoding glucose 1-dehydrogenase, whose translation MFSDLEGKVVIITGAGSGIGKSFAENFGKSKAKVVLNYRSDRHLDEIEEIKHMISNAGGEAIAVQADVAVEEDVKRLVQSAVKEFGTLDIMINNAGFEKPIPTHKMSVDEWQKVIDINLTGAFVGSREAVNQFLKEDKKGIIINTSSVHDTIPWPNYVNYAASKGGLKLMMETMSMEYAQYGIRINNISPGAIVTEHTKEKFSDPETRAETLEMIPAKEIGEAQDVANVALFLASDLANYIHGTTIYVDGGMTNYPAFMGGKG comes from the coding sequence ATGTTTTCAGATTTAGAAGGTAAAGTCGTAATTATAACTGGTGCTGGGAGTGGTATTGGTAAATCCTTTGCAGAAAACTTTGGTAAATCAAAAGCAAAAGTAGTTTTAAATTATCGCTCTGACCGTCATTTAGATGAAATTGAAGAAATTAAGCATATGATTAGTAATGCTGGTGGTGAAGCAATTGCCGTACAAGCTGATGTGGCTGTCGAGGAAGATGTAAAACGATTAGTTCAATCTGCTGTTAAAGAATTTGGCACGCTAGATATTATGATAAATAATGCAGGATTTGAAAAACCTATCCCAACCCATAAAATGTCAGTTGATGAATGGCAAAAAGTGATAGATATTAATTTAACTGGTGCATTCGTAGGTTCTAGAGAAGCAGTTAATCAATTTTTAAAAGAAGATAAAAAAGGAATAATCATCAATACATCAAGTGTACATGATACGATTCCATGGCCTAATTATGTCAATTATGCTGCTAGTAAGGGTGGCTTAAAGTTAATGATGGAAACAATGTCTATGGAATACGCACAATATGGTATACGCATAAACAACATTTCTCCAGGTGCGATAGTCACTGAGCATACTAAGGAGAAATTCTCTGATCCAGAAACTCGTGCTGAGACATTGGAAATGATTCCAGCTAAAGAAATTGGTGAAGCTCAAGATGTAGCTAATGTGGCATTATTCTTAGCTTCAGATTTAGCGAACTATATTCACGGTACTACAATTTACGTTGATGGTGGTATGACTAACTACCCTGCCTTTATGGGTGGTAAAGGTTAA
- a CDS encoding GNAT family N-acetyltransferase, with protein MDIVKVSNLNQIISFINTSSDTLASYIYKLHTSKGDVEQLLNESIHTTGVFCLIEDDSIVALITGILYEEDKYKVIGPFVSKDFTLTDNHFISLFSTLMESQSDHATFNFSYNDCAQDSKPLMKLIHANYNFTDYYLNVYKSLNEPESDFNIIEYQPGFQRAFSKLHEQTFRHNALTPKEIVNTLDEHNRLFLFVSEGLLKGYLYLQIDTLSSLAEIRYFSSHTDYRLKGIAFDLLSYAIHYAFEHYSIDKVYFKIRSKNATLVERFNELGFEIESEYTKYKIDPSQLNY; from the coding sequence ATGGACATAGTCAAAGTAAGCAACCTGAACCAAATCATATCTTTTATTAATACATCATCAGACACCCTTGCGTCTTATATATATAAACTTCATACGTCTAAAGGTGATGTAGAACAGTTACTAAATGAATCTATCCATACTACTGGTGTTTTCTGTTTAATAGAAGATGATTCAATTGTCGCATTAATCACTGGAATTTTATATGAAGAAGATAAATACAAAGTTATTGGACCATTTGTTAGTAAAGATTTTACTCTTACAGATAATCATTTTATCTCATTATTTTCGACATTAATGGAATCACAATCTGATCATGCTACTTTTAACTTCTCTTATAATGATTGTGCACAAGATTCAAAACCTTTAATGAAGCTAATTCATGCTAATTATAACTTCACAGATTACTATTTAAATGTTTATAAATCATTAAATGAACCCGAGTCAGATTTCAATATCATTGAATATCAACCAGGGTTCCAAAGAGCTTTCAGTAAGTTACACGAACAGACATTTAGACACAACGCATTAACTCCTAAAGAAATAGTCAATACTTTAGATGAACATAACCGATTATTTTTATTTGTTAGTGAAGGCTTGTTAAAAGGATACCTTTATTTACAAATAGACACGCTATCATCACTAGCTGAAATACGATATTTTAGTTCACATACTGATTATCGTCTCAAAGGGATAGCATTTGACTTACTTTCATATGCAATTCATTATGCATTTGAGCATTATTCTATTGATAAAGTTTATTTTAAAATACGTAGTAAAAACGCCACTTTAGTTGAACGATTTAATGAACTGGGATTCGAAATTGAAAGTGAATATACTAAATATAAAATTGATCCAAGTCAATTGAATTACTAG
- a CDS encoding SE1832 family protein, translating to MNLESQLDELKYDYVRLQNDLEKRESLNQNIDPLVKQLEDIELQISEIRSKLRQK from the coding sequence ATGAATTTAGAATCACAATTAGATGAATTGAAGTATGATTATGTTCGTTTACAAAATGACCTCGAGAAACGGGAATCTTTAAATCAAAATATAGACCCTCTCGTTAAGCAACTTGAAGATATTGAATTACAAATCTCTGAGATACGTTCAAAGTTACGTCAGAAATAA
- the mspA gene encoding membrane stabilizing protein MspA: MKLYLLLLPILYLIVSYISIFKMHSIITRILRIIMGVLLLFVLAVTTLQFPAENWWVFIVLALLVGNVEVTAFKELKHDTKAVSILNILSVILFIIYVILTFIMY, from the coding sequence GTGAAACTTTACTTATTATTATTGCCTATTTTATATCTCATCGTTAGTTACATAAGCATTTTTAAAATGCATTCGATTATTACTCGCATTTTACGCATTATTATGGGTGTATTATTACTGTTTGTACTAGCAGTTACAACTTTACAATTCCCTGCTGAAAACTGGTGGGTATTTATTGTTTTAGCATTACTTGTTGGTAATGTTGAAGTAACCGCATTCAAAGAATTGAAACATGATACTAAAGCTGTTTCAATTTTAAATATTTTATCAGTTATATTATTTATCATTTATGTTATTTTAACTTTTATCATGTATTAA
- a CDS encoding efflux RND transporter permease subunit, with product MIKRMLTFSLGNKFAIFLMVVLVILGGVYSSAKLKLELLPDVENPVISVQTTMPGATPQTTQDEISSKIDNQVRSLAYVKSVETQSIQNASIVTVEYNNGTDMDKAEEVLKKEIDKLDFKDGVSEPELTRNSMDAFPIVAYSFTNKNDDLKTTTKEINDQLIPKLQTIDGVQNAQLNGQTTRQVTLKFKQNKLDEAGLTADDVENYIKTATRETPLGLFQFGKNEKSLVVDGQFKSVKALKDLEIPLTISGQSQSGSSDDQSGSEMSSTGDNASSSSSQSQMSNQSQASNGEMPSVPLSELATITVGDERESISKTNGKDAVNVQIMKAQDANTVQVAKEAQNKIDEFVKNNDDIKATKTMDTAKPIEDSLYTMVEKAALGTIVAIIVILLFLRNIRTTAISIVSIPLSILIALIALKLSDVSLNILTLGALTIAISRVIDDSIVVVENIYRRLSDPKEELSGNNLVISATREVVKPILSSTIVTIIVFLPLAFVSGSVGEMFRPFALAIAFSLLASLLVSITVVPALASTFFKKGIKLKRNSQHQNDRGLGVVSKSYRKILNWSLNHKWIVLIISVVILVGSIALGGAKLGTSYISTGDDKFLAVTYTPKPGETEKAVLGHAKQAQKYLQSKDKVKTVQYSVGGPSPADPTGSTNSMAIMVEYDKDTPNFEEEPDKVISHLSKMNQPGEWKNQDMGNGSGNDSVEVTVKGPSTNAIKDTVAKVEQKMKSVNGITNVKSDLSQTYDQYEIKVDQNKATEKGISAGQLALNLNENLPEKTITTVKENDNKVDVKVKQNKQTDWSRNKLNNMELKSPTGETVKLKDIAELERTTTPSKLVQEDGDYATTVSGKITDSDVGGVSSKVMNKINNIDKPDNVKVNVGGATDDINQAMTQLAFAMLVAIVIVYLVLVITFKGGLAPFTILFSLPFTIIGVVLALLITGETISVPSLIGMLMLIGIVVTNAIVLIDRVITNEHEGMSMKEALLEAGGTRIRPILMTAIATIGALLPLLFGQDSSILISKGMAATVIGGLISSTLLTLIVVPVIYEILFTLKGKLTRK from the coding sequence GTGATAAAGAGGATGTTAACGTTCTCGTTGGGAAATAAATTCGCAATTTTCTTAATGGTTGTTTTAGTAATATTAGGAGGCGTATATTCTAGTGCTAAATTAAAATTAGAATTACTTCCAGATGTTGAAAATCCAGTTATATCTGTACAAACAACAATGCCAGGTGCTACACCTCAAACAACCCAAGATGAGATTAGTTCTAAAATTGATAACCAAGTACGATCTTTAGCATATGTTAAAAGTGTAGAGACACAGTCGATACAAAATGCATCAATTGTAACTGTTGAATATAATAATGGTACAGACATGGATAAAGCTGAAGAAGTATTAAAGAAAGAAATAGATAAATTAGACTTTAAAGATGGGGTTAGTGAGCCAGAATTAACACGAAATTCCATGGATGCATTCCCAATCGTAGCCTATTCATTTACTAATAAAAATGATGACTTAAAAACCACAACAAAAGAAATTAATGACCAACTTATTCCTAAATTACAAACAATTGATGGCGTTCAGAATGCTCAACTTAATGGTCAAACAACGAGACAAGTTACATTGAAATTTAAACAAAACAAATTAGATGAAGCGGGACTAACAGCTGATGACGTAGAAAATTACATAAAAACAGCAACTCGAGAAACACCTCTTGGATTATTTCAATTTGGAAAAAATGAAAAATCTTTAGTAGTTGATGGTCAATTTAAATCTGTTAAAGCACTCAAAGACTTAGAAATCCCATTAACAATAAGTGGTCAGAGTCAATCAGGTAGTAGTGATGATCAATCAGGTAGTGAGATGAGTAGTACTGGAGATAATGCATCATCTTCAAGTTCTCAATCTCAAATGAGTAATCAATCTCAAGCTTCAAATGGAGAAATGCCAAGCGTACCATTAAGTGAATTAGCAACAATAACTGTAGGAGATGAACGTGAGTCAATTTCTAAGACGAACGGAAAAGATGCAGTTAATGTACAAATTATGAAAGCACAAGATGCTAACACAGTTCAAGTTGCTAAAGAAGCTCAAAATAAAATTGATGAATTTGTAAAAAATAATGATGACATAAAAGCTACAAAAACCATGGATACTGCTAAACCAATTGAAGATTCATTATATACAATGGTTGAAAAAGCAGCTTTAGGAACGATTGTCGCAATTATAGTTATCTTATTATTCTTGAGAAATATTAGAACCACGGCTATCTCAATTGTTTCCATTCCGCTTTCGATTTTAATAGCACTTATCGCATTAAAATTAAGTGATGTATCGCTAAACATTTTGACATTAGGTGCATTAACAATTGCTATCAGTCGTGTGATAGATGACTCAATTGTTGTTGTAGAGAATATTTATCGAAGATTATCAGATCCTAAAGAAGAATTGTCTGGCAACAATTTAGTCATTAGTGCAACAAGAGAAGTAGTTAAACCGATTCTATCTTCTACAATTGTTACTATAATCGTGTTCTTACCACTAGCATTTGTGTCAGGGTCAGTTGGTGAAATGTTTAGACCTTTCGCACTAGCAATTGCATTTAGTTTATTAGCATCTTTACTTGTATCCATTACTGTGGTGCCAGCATTGGCTTCTACATTTTTTAAAAAAGGTATTAAGTTAAAACGCAATTCACAACATCAGAATGATAGAGGACTAGGTGTTGTAAGCAAGAGTTATCGTAAAATTTTAAATTGGTCATTAAATCATAAATGGATAGTCTTAATTATTAGTGTCGTTATTCTAGTAGGAAGCATTGCGTTAGGTGGCGCAAAATTAGGTACAAGCTATATTTCAACAGGTGATGACAAATTCTTAGCCGTAACCTATACACCTAAACCCGGTGAAACTGAAAAAGCTGTTTTAGGTCATGCAAAGCAAGCACAGAAATATTTACAATCCAAGGATAAAGTAAAAACAGTTCAATATTCAGTGGGAGGTCCATCACCAGCAGACCCAACTGGTAGTACAAATAGTATGGCTATTATGGTTGAATATGACAAAGATACACCTAACTTTGAAGAAGAGCCTGATAAAGTTATCTCTCATTTATCAAAAATGAATCAACCAGGTGAATGGAAAAATCAAGACATGGGTAATGGTTCTGGTAATGATTCAGTTGAAGTTACAGTCAAAGGGCCATCTACGAATGCAATTAAAGATACAGTTGCTAAAGTAGAGCAAAAGATGAAATCAGTAAACGGAATCACCAATGTAAAATCAGATTTATCGCAAACCTATGATCAATATGAAATTAAAGTAGATCAAAATAAAGCAACAGAGAAAGGTATTTCTGCAGGACAATTAGCATTAAATTTAAATGAGAATTTGCCTGAAAAGACGATTACTACAGTTAAAGAAAATGACAATAAAGTCGATGTTAAAGTAAAACAAAACAAGCAGACGGATTGGTCTCGAAATAAATTAAATAATATGGAATTAAAATCACCAACAGGTGAAACGGTAAAACTTAAAGATATAGCCGAACTAGAACGTACAACTACGCCAAGTAAATTAGTTCAAGAAGATGGTGACTACGCAACAACTGTTTCCGGTAAAATTACTGATTCAGATGTAGGTGGTGTATCTAGTAAGGTAATGAATAAAATCAATAATATAGATAAACCAGACAACGTTAAAGTTAATGTGGGTGGTGCTACAGATGATATTAATCAAGCAATGACGCAATTGGCATTCGCCATGTTAGTAGCTATCGTTATCGTATATTTAGTATTAGTCATCACATTTAAAGGTGGCTTAGCACCTTTCACAATACTATTCTCACTACCATTTACTATTATTGGTGTCGTATTAGCATTATTAATTACAGGTGAAACAATATCTGTTCCAAGTTTAATTGGAATGTTAATGTTAATCGGTATCGTAGTAACCAATGCTATAGTGTTAATTGATCGTGTGATAACAAATGAACATGAAGGTATGTCAATGAAGGAAGCGTTGTTAGAAGCGGGTGGCACTCGTATAAGACCTATTCTTATGACTGCCATTGCAACAATTGGTGCATTATTGCCTTTATTATTTGGACAAGATAGTTCAATATTGATTTCAAAAGGTATGGCAGCAACTGTAATCGGAGGATTGATTTCGTCTACACTTCTTACATTAATTGTTGTTCCCGTAATTTACGAAATTCTTTTTACACTTAAAGGTAAGTTAACAAGAAAATAA